The Pseudoalteromonas translucida KMM 520 genome has a window encoding:
- a CDS encoding gamma carbonic anhydrase family protein, protein MTIRSYKGVTPSFNASVYIDESSVLVGDITLGDDSSVWPLVAARGDVNYIRIGERTNIQDGSVLHLSRATKSNPEGYPLIIGDDVTVGHKVMLHGCQLGNRILVGMGAIIMDNAIIEDNVIIGGGSLVPPNKRLESGYLYVGSPVKQARALTEQELTFLKVSADNYVLLKNEYLSDDVI, encoded by the coding sequence ATGACAATCCGTTCTTATAAAGGTGTTACCCCTTCATTTAATGCGTCTGTTTATATAGATGAATCATCGGTATTGGTTGGCGATATTACTTTGGGTGATGATAGCAGCGTGTGGCCGTTAGTTGCTGCCCGTGGCGATGTAAACTATATACGCATTGGTGAACGTACTAATATACAAGATGGTAGCGTGCTGCATTTATCGCGAGCAACCAAAAGTAACCCCGAAGGTTATCCGCTTATTATTGGTGATGATGTAACGGTTGGGCACAAGGTTATGTTACATGGTTGTCAGTTAGGTAACCGTATATTGGTGGGAATGGGCGCAATTATTATGGACAATGCCATTATTGAAGATAATGTGATTATTGGCGGGGGGTCATTGGTGCCACCAAATAAGCGTTTGGAGTCTGGTTATTTATATGTAGGCAGCCCAGTTAAGCAAGCCCGAGCGCTTACCGAGCAAGAGCTTACATTTTTAAAAGTATCTGCGGATAACTATGTACTGCTTAAAAATGAGTACTTAAGTGACGACGTTATATAA
- a CDS encoding DUF350 domain-containing protein → MYEFNGITMWSLQALAIDFAIIVLLFVSLKYIKGWVSNLHANDEITERDNFAFGISFAAGLVALAIVLTGVSSGAFAVSLQQEALQMLGYGALAILLIKLGHFFQDKVALRKVSLHSEIVKGNVTAAVIDFGHVVSVAIVIRSALLWVATDGWHGLPIVVAAFVIGSLVLLVVSQYRVQLFKRTNKSGDCLQQAIIDGNLAVGIRYAGFLIGSALAITAATGIAPYVADNINASLLYWAISAVVSLLVFIILHLVTIKIILSGCDISDEVNRQKNVGVAAISAALSFAVGITMATLLGA, encoded by the coding sequence ATGTATGAATTTAATGGAATAACTATGTGGTCACTGCAAGCGCTGGCGATTGATTTTGCAATTATTGTTTTGCTGTTTGTGAGTCTTAAATATATTAAGGGTTGGGTATCTAACCTGCATGCTAATGATGAAATTACTGAGCGTGATAACTTTGCATTTGGTATTAGTTTTGCTGCGGGTTTAGTTGCATTGGCGATTGTGCTTACTGGTGTGAGCAGCGGTGCTTTTGCGGTGTCATTACAGCAAGAAGCTCTGCAAATGCTGGGCTATGGTGCACTGGCTATTTTACTCATTAAGCTTGGGCATTTCTTTCAAGATAAAGTTGCGCTACGTAAAGTGAGCTTACATAGCGAAATAGTTAAAGGTAACGTGACAGCGGCTGTTATCGACTTTGGCCACGTTGTTAGTGTCGCCATTGTAATTCGCTCGGCATTGCTCTGGGTGGCTACCGACGGCTGGCATGGTTTACCTATTGTGGTTGCAGCTTTTGTTATTGGTAGCCTAGTGTTGTTGGTAGTGAGCCAATATCGCGTACAGCTGTTTAAGCGCACCAATAAAAGTGGTGATTGCTTACAACAAGCAATTATTGATGGCAACTTAGCTGTGGGTATTCGTTATGCCGGTTTTTTAATTGGCAGCGCATTAGCCATTACCGCAGCAACGGGTATTGCGCCTTACGTAGCCGATAATATTAATGCGAGTTTGTTGTACTGGGCTATTAGTGCAGTAGTTAGTTTACTGGTATTTATTATTTTGCATTTAGTGACAATTAAAATAATTTTATCTGGCTGTGATATTTCAGATGAAGTGAACCGTCAAAAAAATGTGGGTGTAGCCGCGATTTCTGCAGCGTTATCATTTGCGGTAGGTATAACTATGGCAACACTATTAGGCGCATAA